The Corvus hawaiiensis isolate bCorHaw1 chromosome 7, bCorHaw1.pri.cur, whole genome shotgun sequence genome contains a region encoding:
- the EEF1B2 gene encoding elongation factor 1-beta: MGFGDLKSAAGLRVLNDFLADKSYIEGYVPSQADIAVFEAIAAPPPADLFHALRWYNHIKSYEKQKASLPGVKKALGKYGPADVEDTTGVATDSKDDDDIDLFGSDDEEESEEAKKLREERLAQYESKKSKKPAVVAKSSILLDVKPWDDETDMAKLEECVRSIQADGLVWGSSKLVPVGYGIKKLQIQCVVEDDKVGTDMLEERITAFEDYVQSMDVAAFNKI, encoded by the exons ATGGGCTTTGGGGACCTGAAGTCCGCCGCGGGCCTCCGCGTCCTCAACGACTTCCTGGCCGACAAGAGCTACATCGAGGG GTACGTCCCTTCGCAGGCTGACATAGCAGTTTTCGAAGCGATCGCTGCCCCGCCGCCTGCAGACTTGTTCCATGCTCTCCGGTGGTACAATCATATTAAGTCGTATGAAAAGCAAAAGGCGAG cttacCAGGAGTAAAGAAGGCTTTGGGAAAATACGGTCCTGCTGATGTTGAGGATACAACAGGTGTGGCCACAGATAGCAAAGATGATGATGACATTGACCTTTTTGGATCTGATGATGAGGAG GAAAGTGAAGAAGCAAAGAAACTGAGGGAAGAACGTCTGGCCCAGTATGAATCAAAGAAGTCCAAAA AACCAGCTGTTGTTGCCAAGTCATCAATCTTGCTTGATGTGAAACCTTGGGATGATGAGACAGACATGGCCAAACTAGAGGAGTGTGTTCGAAGCATTCAAGCAGATGGCTTGGTCTGGGGATCTT ccaAGCTAGTACCTGTTGGCTACGGTATCAAAAAGCTTCAGATCCAGTGCGTTGTTGAAGATGATAAAGTTGGAACAGATATGCTGGAAGAGAGAATAACAGCTTTTGAAGATTATGTACAATCAATGGATGTAGCTGCTTTCAATAAGATTTAA
- the NDUFS1 gene encoding NADH-ubiquinone oxidoreductase 75 kDa subunit, mitochondrial — protein MLRLLAVPRTLAGVTQSSRVCGRTTATAASNQIEVFVDGHPVLVNPGTTVLQACEKAGVQIPRFCYHDRLSVAGNCRMCLVEIEKAPKPVAACAMPVMKGWNILTNSEKSRKAREGVMEFLLANHPLDCPICDQGGECDLQDQSMMFGSDRSRFREGKRAVEDKNIGPLVKTIMTRCIQCTRCIRFASEVAGVDDLGTTGRGNDMQVGTYVEKMFMSELSGNIIDICPVGALTSKPYAFTARPWETRKVESIDVLDAVGSNIVVSTRTGEVMRILPRLHEDINEEWISDKTRFAYDGLKRQRLTQPMIKNEKGVFVYASWEDVLARVAGVLHAVDGKEVAAVVGGLVDAEALIALKDLLNRVNCDTLCTEEIFPTAGAGTDLRSNYLLNTKIAGVEEADVLLLVGTNPRFEAPLFNARIRKSWLHNDLQVALVGSPVNLTYTYEHLGDSPQILQDIASGKHAFSKVLDHAKKPMVVVGSAALQRSDGAAIHAAVSTIAQNARAKSGADADWKVMNILHRVASQVAALDLGFKPGVEAIRKNPPKVLYLLGADSGCVTRQDLPKDCFIIYQGHHGDVGAPMADVILPGAAYTEKAATYVNTEGRAQQTRVAVTPPGMAREDWKIIRAVSELAGLTLPYENLDQIRKRLEEVSPNLVRYDDVEEANYFIQANELAKLAKQQLLADPLVPPQLTIKDFYMTDSISRASQTMAKCVKAVVEGAHAVEEPSIC, from the exons ATGCTTCGACTGCTTGCTGTCCCCAGGACCTTAGCTGGGGTCACCCAGTCCTCCAGAGTATGTG GACGTACAACTGCAACAGCAGCCAGCAACCAAATAGAGGTGTTTGTGGATGGCCATCCTGTATTGGTGAACCCGGGAACCACAGTACTGCAG gcCTGTGAAAAGGCTGGAGTTCAGATACCTCGTTTTTGTTACCATGATCGTCTCTCTGTTGCTGGGAACTGTAGGATGTGTCTTGTGGAAATAGAGAAAGCTCCAAAG CCAGTTGCTGCTTGTGCCATGCCAGTTATGAAGGGCTGGAATATACTGACAAACTCTGAGAAGTCCAGGAAAGCAAG AGAGGGTGTAATGGAGTTTCTGCTGGCAAATCACCCATTGGACTGTCCTATCTGTGATCAGGGTGGAGAATGTGATCTACAG GACCAATCAATGATGTTTGGCAGTGACAGGAGCAGATTTAGAGAGGGCAAACGTGCTGTGGAGGACAAGAACATTGGCCCGTTAGTCAAAACCATCATGACTCGGTGTATACAGTGCACTCGATGCATCAG GTTTGCCAGTGAGGTTGCAGGGGTAGATGACTTGGGAACAACCGGAAGAGGAAATGATATGCAAGTTGGTACTTACGTTGAAAAAATGTTTATGTCTGAGTTATCAGGAAATATTATTGACATCTGCCCAGTTGGTGCTCTTACCTCCAAGCCATATGCTTTTACTGCACGCCCATGGGAGACAAG GAAGGTAGAGTCAATTGATGTGCTTGATGCAGTTGGAAGCAACATCGTAGTGAGCACAAGAACTGGAGAAGTGATGAGAATTTTGCCAAGGCTGCATGAAGATATCAATGAGGAATGGATATCTGACAAAACAAG GTTTGCTTATGATGGTCTGAAGCGTCAGAGACTTACTCAGCCAATGATCAAAAATGAGAAAGGAGTGTTTGTTTATGCCTCATGGGAGGATGTTTTAGCTCGTGTTGCTGGTGTG CTCCACGCAGTTGACGGTAAGGAAGTAGCAGCAGTTGTAGGAGGGCTGGTGGATGCAGAAGCACTAATAGCTCTGAAAGACCTACTGAATAGAGTGAATTGTGATACACTCTGCACTGAAGAGATCTTCCCtactgctggagctgg CACGGATTTACGCTCTAACTACCTGCTGAATACTAAGATTGCTGGGGTGGAGGAGGCAGATGTCCTCCTTCTGGTTGGCACCAATCCACGCTTTGAGGCGCCGCTTTTTAATGCTAGAATTCGAAAGAG CTGGCTTCACAATGACTTGCAAGTGGCCCTTGTCGGCTCTCCTGTGAATTTGACCTACACTTATGAACATCTAGGAGACTCCCCACAGATACTTCAGGACATTGCTTCTGGCAAACATGCCTTCTCCAAG GTCCTCGACCATGCCAAAAAGCCGATGGTGGTGGTGGGAAGCGCAGCCCTGCAGCGCAGTGACGGAGCCGCCAtccatgctgctgtttccacCATTGCACAGAATGCCAGGGCCAAGAGTGGTGCTGATGCTGATTGGAAAGTCATGAACATCCTACACag GGTTGCAAGTCAAGTAGCTGCTTTGGACCTGggtttcaaaccaggagtcgaGGCAATTAGGAAAAATCCTCCCAAAGTATTGTATCTCTTGGGAGCAGATTCGGGTTGTGTAACACGTCAAGACTTGCCAAAGGACTGTTTTATCATCTATCAAG GGCACCATGGGGATGTGGGAGCTCCCATGGCTGATGTTATTCTCCCAGGAGCAGCATACACAGAGAAGGCAGCCACATATGTAAATACTGAAGGTCGGGCCCAGCAGACAAGAGTAGCAGTAACACCTCCCGGGATGGCGAGGGAAGACTGGAAAATTATTAGGGCTGTCTCTGAG TTGGCTGGTTTGACCTTGCCTTATGAGAACCTTGATCAAATACGGAAGCGTTTAGAAGAAGTATCACCCAACCTGGTTCGATATGATGATGTGGAAGAAGCTAACTACTTCATCCAGGCAAATGAATTGGCAAAG TTAGCGAAGCAACAGCTTCTTGCTGATCCTCTTGTTCCACCTCAGCTCACAATAAAAGACTTTTATATGACAG attCTATCAGTAGAGCATCACAGACAATGGCCAAGTGTGTGAAAGCTGTTGTTGAAGGTGCTCATGCAGTAGAAGAGCCCTCCATCTGCTAG
- the CMKLR2 gene encoding chemerin-like receptor 2 — MTFEDFENYSYFYDLSEEDESPQSSLSIAHIISLFFYSVAFLLGVPGNAIVIWFMGFKWDKSVSTLWFLNLAIADFIFVLFLPLYITYVAMGFHWPFGKWLCKMNSFIALLNMFASVFFLTFISLDRYIRLVHPVFSYKYRTVKNTLVLSGIIWMSAAIIGGPALYFRDTATVLNNVTICYNNFHVHDRELILLTHHILIWVRLAFGYLFPLVTMVICYSLLIVKVKRRTVLTSSRLFWTIIAVVVAFFVCWTPYHIFSIVELSAHHDENLHDLLQDGIPLSTGLGFINSCLNPILYVLISKKFQAQVKTTVSEVLKLALWEVSRSGTVSEQLWSSDNARVHYCETAQ, encoded by the coding sequence ATGACATTTGAAGATTTTGAGAACTACTCTTATTTCTACGATCTGTCTGAGGAAGATGAGTCACCCCAGTCCTCCCTCAGCATTGCCCATatcatttcccttttcttttacagtgtGGCATTTCTGCTGGGAGTCCCAGGTAATGCCATTGTCATCTGGTTTATGGGCTTTAAGTGGGATAAATCTGTTTCCACACTCTGGTTCCTGAATCTGGCCATTGcagatttcatttttgttctcttcctGCCCCTCTATATTACATATGTGGCAATGGGcttccactggccttttgggaAGTGGCTGTGCAAAATGAACTCATTCATTGCACTACTTAATATGTTTGCCAGTGTTTTCTTCCTGACATTCATCAGCCTTGACCGCTACATCCGCCTTGTCCACCCAGTCTTTTCCTACAAATACAGGACTGTAAAGAACACCCTCGTTCTGAGTGGGATCATTTGGATGTCAGCTGCAATTATTGGTGGCCCTGCCTTATACTTTAGAGACACAGCTACGGTTCTCAACAATGTCACCATTTGCTACAACAACTTCCATGTGCATGACAGAGAACTTATTTTGCTGACACATCACATTCTCATTTGGGTGAGGCTTGCATTTGGTTACCTCTTTCCTTTAGTGACCATGGTTATTTGCTACTCACTGCTGATTGTCAAAGTGAAGAGGAGAACTGTATTGACTTCTAGCAGGCTTTTCTGGACCATCATTGCTGTAGTTGTAGCTTTTTTTGTCTGCTGGACACCATATCATATATTCAGCATTGTGGAGCTGTCTGCTCACCATGATGAAAACTTGCATGACTTACTACAGGATGGCATTCCACTCTCCACTGGCCTTGGTTTCATCAACAGTTGCCTCAACCCAATCCTCTATGTTCTGATTAGCAAAAAGTTCCAAGCCCAGGTCAAGACCACAGTCTCTGAGGTGCTGAAGCTGGCCCTGTGGGAGGTGAGCCGCTCGGGAACGGTCAGCGAGCAGCTGTGGAGCTCAGACAATGCGCGTGTGCACTATTGTGAAACTGCCCAGTGA